In Asanoa sp. WMMD1127, one genomic interval encodes:
- a CDS encoding methylmalonyl-CoA mutase family protein, giving the protein MAQRKTESGFPVKPVYDQSDLPGDLDKRVGQPGEYPYTRGVYPTMYTSRPWTMRQYAGFGTATESNARYHQLLEHGTMGLSVAFDLPTQMGYDSDDPIAHGEVGKVGVAIDSLADMKTLFDGIPLDKVSTSMTINAPGSVLLLLYQLVAEEAGIPASALNGTIQNDILKEYIARGTYIFPPKPSLRLVADTFAYCRAEVPKWNTISISGYHMAEAGATPVQEIAFTLANGADYVRAAIAAGLAVDDFAPRLSFFFVARTTLLEEVAKFRAARRIWARLMRDEFGAQNPKSMMLRFHTQTAGVQLTAQQPEVNLIRVAVQGLGAVLGGTQSLHTNSYDEAIALPTEKAARLALRTQQVLAYETDLTATVDPFAGSYVVEAMTDEIEAQATALMERVASYGSAVDAIEAGFQKNEIETSAYRVAQEIDNGDRVVVGLNRFRIAEEEPYEPLRVDPAIEAAQAKRLAAIRDARDGAAVEQALAAVKRAAAGTDNVLYPMREALRAYATVGEVCNALREVWGVYHPVERF; this is encoded by the coding sequence ATGGCGCAGCGAAAGACGGAGTCGGGCTTCCCGGTCAAGCCGGTCTACGACCAGTCGGATCTCCCCGGTGACCTCGACAAGCGGGTCGGCCAGCCGGGCGAATACCCGTACACCCGGGGCGTCTATCCGACGATGTACACGTCGCGCCCGTGGACCATGCGCCAGTACGCCGGCTTCGGCACCGCCACCGAGTCGAACGCCCGCTATCACCAGCTGCTCGAGCACGGCACGATGGGCCTGTCGGTGGCGTTCGACCTGCCGACGCAGATGGGCTACGACTCCGACGACCCGATCGCGCACGGCGAGGTCGGCAAGGTGGGCGTGGCGATCGACTCGCTGGCCGACATGAAGACGCTCTTCGACGGCATCCCGCTCGACAAGGTGTCGACGTCGATGACGATCAACGCGCCGGGCTCGGTGCTGCTCCTGCTCTACCAACTCGTCGCCGAAGAGGCGGGCATCCCGGCCAGCGCGCTCAACGGGACGATCCAGAACGACATCCTCAAGGAATACATCGCGCGCGGGACCTACATCTTCCCGCCGAAGCCGTCGTTGCGCCTGGTCGCCGACACGTTCGCGTACTGCCGCGCGGAGGTGCCGAAGTGGAACACCATCTCCATCTCCGGCTACCACATGGCGGAGGCCGGCGCGACGCCCGTGCAGGAGATCGCGTTCACGCTGGCCAACGGCGCCGACTACGTACGCGCGGCGATCGCGGCCGGCCTGGCCGTCGACGACTTCGCCCCCCGCCTGTCGTTCTTCTTCGTCGCGCGCACCACGCTCCTGGAAGAGGTGGCCAAGTTCCGGGCGGCCCGGCGGATCTGGGCCAGGCTGATGCGCGACGAGTTCGGCGCGCAGAACCCGAAGTCGATGATGCTGCGCTTCCACACCCAGACCGCCGGCGTGCAGCTGACCGCCCAGCAGCCCGAGGTCAACCTGATCCGGGTGGCGGTGCAGGGTCTGGGCGCGGTGCTCGGCGGGACGCAGTCGCTGCACACCAACTCCTACGACGAGGCGATCGCGCTGCCGACGGAGAAGGCGGCCCGGCTGGCACTGCGCACCCAGCAGGTGCTCGCCTACGAGACCGACCTGACCGCCACCGTCGACCCGTTCGCCGGCTCGTACGTCGTGGAGGCCATGACCGACGAGATCGAGGCGCAGGCCACCGCCCTGATGGAGCGGGTGGCGTCCTACGGGTCGGCGGTCGACGCGATCGAGGCCGGCTTCCAGAAGAACGAGATCGAGACCTCGGCCTACCGCGTCGCGCAGGAGATCGACAACGGCGACCGGGTGGTGGTCGGGCTCAACCGCTTCCGGATCGCCGAGGAGGAGCCCTACGAGCCGCTGCGGGTCGACCCGGCGATCGAGGCGGCCCAGGCGAAGCGGCTCGCGGCGATCCGGGACGCGCGCGACGGTGCCGCGGTCGAGCAGGCCCTGGCGGCCGTCAAGCGCGCGGCGGCCGGCACCGACAACGTGCTCTACCCGATGCGCGAGGCCCTGCGGGCGTACGCCACGGTTGGCGAGGTTTGCAACGCTCTTCGCGAGGTATGGGGTGTCTACCACCCGGTCGAGAGGTTCTGA
- a CDS encoding amidohydrolase, with product MTSALTLPPDSSPLASAWPETPPGADPLPGQLDRWLAARGAELVAVRRHIHAHPELSHQEFETASLVARELAVAGLTPRLLPKGNGVICDVGEGDRVIALRADLDALPLPDGKDVPYRSTVDGVAHACGHDVHTTILLGTGLALAQLAERDELPGRVRLLFQPGEECIPSGAPEVITAGGLKDVAAVYALHCAPQLPVGLVGVRSGPFTAAADTIEVNLRGTGGHTARPHLTTDLVHAMGRVIVDVPSLLDRRVDARAGVSMVWGRAHAGEAYNAIPAEANLKGTVRILNREAWREAPELITKLIRDVVAATGAEVEITYTRGVPPVINDRMATAVVAGAAGAALGPDRVVEAEISMGGEDFAFYLEQVPGAMIRLGTTPQGAEVKPDIHQSTFDVDERAIGYGVRVMVHTALAALAAGTF from the coding sequence GTGACGAGTGCGTTGACGCTGCCGCCCGACAGCAGCCCGCTGGCGTCAGCTTGGCCGGAGACGCCCCCGGGCGCCGACCCCCTTCCAGGTCAGCTCGACCGCTGGCTTGCCGCGCGGGGCGCCGAACTCGTAGCCGTACGTCGTCACATCCATGCCCACCCGGAGCTGTCCCACCAGGAGTTCGAGACCGCTTCCCTGGTCGCCCGGGAGCTGGCCGTCGCCGGCCTGACGCCGCGCCTGCTGCCCAAGGGCAATGGCGTGATCTGCGACGTCGGCGAGGGCGACCGGGTGATCGCGCTGCGGGCCGATCTCGACGCGCTGCCGCTGCCGGACGGCAAGGACGTGCCCTACCGGTCCACCGTCGACGGTGTGGCCCACGCCTGCGGCCACGACGTGCACACCACGATCCTGCTCGGCACCGGCCTGGCGCTGGCCCAGCTGGCCGAGCGCGACGAGCTGCCCGGCCGGGTCCGCCTGCTGTTCCAGCCCGGCGAGGAGTGCATCCCGTCCGGCGCCCCCGAGGTGATCACCGCCGGCGGTCTCAAGGACGTCGCCGCGGTCTACGCGCTGCACTGCGCGCCGCAGCTGCCGGTCGGCCTGGTCGGCGTGCGCTCGGGCCCGTTCACCGCGGCCGCCGACACGATCGAGGTCAACCTGCGCGGCACGGGTGGCCACACCGCCCGCCCGCACCTGACCACCGACCTCGTGCACGCCATGGGCCGCGTGATCGTCGACGTGCCGTCGCTGCTCGACCGCCGCGTCGACGCGCGGGCCGGCGTCTCGATGGTCTGGGGCCGGGCGCACGCGGGCGAGGCCTACAACGCCATCCCGGCCGAGGCAAACCTCAAGGGCACGGTCCGCATCCTCAACCGCGAGGCCTGGCGCGAGGCGCCCGAGCTGATCACCAAGCTGATCCGCGACGTCGTGGCCGCGACCGGCGCCGAAGTGGAGATCACCTACACCCGCGGCGTGCCGCCGGTGATCAACGACCGGATGGCCACCGCGGTGGTCGCCGGCGCGGCCGGCGCCGCCCTCGGCCCCGACCGGGTGGTCGAGGCCGAGATCAGCATGGGTGGCGAAGACTTCGCCTTCTATCTCGAGCAGGTGCCCGGCGCGATGATCCGGCTCGGCACCACGCCGCAGGGCGCGGAGGTCAAGCCCGACATCCACCAGTCCACGTTCGACGTCGACGAGCGGGCGATCGGCTACGGCGTGCGCGTCATGGTGCACACCGCGCTGGCCGCCCTCGCCGCCGGCACCTTCTAA